In the genome of Acidobacteriota bacterium, one region contains:
- a CDS encoding Ig-like domain-containing protein, with protein MLTLWVLILGAGSVVAQPQPSASTIVVQLYEPVVAEVRSGEVVDVGELPSYGWQSELSFAVINRVGAGERSQGSAAAEAVSDFKVTDVRGPITFDLEAPTERVDLEPARGLMLEATVGSATRQGLAPLDEFRVDLSFMTDRGEFHFSIVGLAPKAAAADYSVSFEGFGPGAIDRLRFHQAELPTTRTYTAVLENRGAEDLTLPCGFGNSLRTSGTADGVDATSTLFPCNTAIAPGQRDRITIPVKFSRRLTAGFFDLEVVVRPNGLPTRVARLRLQIEVEEVNRLDVFFTDSSGRRVSNFGTEQLNSDELPRVLDYELVIRNLGVSSDLSIPCSGITYSEQSPRGVSGRLFERCPLNIRPGREESMDFELTLGGGTETGRFDGSVAVSPEGGGLRLGSLRGRIELEAACTADCPGPNIEIRDASGQTGGLFEIFHDGEPEIIAEFEIKNKGTEDLLLDSAAAIELTGDDRFSIDRVPNTLLIRPDPQLASTFAIKFDARGADPNAEFRAFVEVRSNAVNPREGKFELRVAEFDTPYVQIKVDGVELNSPTADLGTIQSLPRSVRFTLTEDPGPPSGPEISDFNARISRGQGLIWSWTSPRPPIGNESQYFTSLYEFEGALRADHTGADLNGSFRLEIDFYLDFPGLFIGNIPANARIAFGVEGVVEEVYNPSEDPDVSCTEPSFETECLPRYCQDLDTYFEGLTLPGAACLLAHYGAFLSCPSAALDLRAFKGCVVSILGAALCDVLLTDDVLEDLREIVDRFKACHCSNYGEICPANLPAVHAVVHHVAPGEHAILEASCFGDAPFSNMSERVTVSDNAFFPVLDCPTGFTVHVRLSDLTNTAGQTRSCDATESSDGTTLDATVSGRMGPGDFLAEFNCQCLDPEGCGQSFTLTGRAEGLEDGDTVGVGLYLPELDLATSTIVSGNGGFEFPEAMPAANLYEVRITNQGDYPHCFVTPTRSDILGDRPSLEVIRLECDSIAPNVRIVSPVEGAVVPRDSSGRVLVEVAAGDAVGLEAVDLVEFTDAGETLIGRQRTAPYRFSVGLEVGPHTVMARVTSDRGIVRESEPVSFSVETALGCADGDEEAPRIVLQQPVDGQRLVSDANGRVRLTAGVSDPSGVKNAKFFVDGRRVAVDASYPYSVFFEVGSDAAPSFHELFVRARDRCGNERDSEVIRFQVVGRDDACAEDSTPPEVRLIRPMEGATLVQNAGGRVTLRGQANDESGIEEVSFVVLGVELGRVDSPPYSLAFPLLEGTQRIILRATDRCANSAITPEVEFAVEAGEPVDCASDVVLPVVRLIEPFEGEIVTIRDGNRVRIRASAEDASGIDQVTFTVDQGSEQRVAIDDDAPYGYNWPINRPGVHRVVALASDRCGRASSTPPLRFIVPDDGSSPIVITHPSDGSDLLPEQEVPVVVAADDPDALELVELFVDGQMLADDPDDPFAWLWTPAWGDHTVQARAVTTLGNEHWSPMVSVSAGCGADQESPEVVVTQPAAGDSVVANEHGRFTLRAAASDDSTIDRVEFWVDGELKKTDSTAPYGYNWPAPLGGHTVQARAYDSCERNATSLAVSFTVEEAGSGECGAEAGPPTVAVTLPAAQSEVELSDTGRVLLRAAASDESGVGRVEFWVDGVHVWTDSTAPFAHHWLATLGPHLVKARAFDRCDEFAWSSEVRFVATEPGSCSTDSTSPEVVVTLPLVGQELEPSPTGRVLLRAEASDMAGIDRVEFWVDGSRVWTDFTHPFAHNWLATPGAHSVRAKAFDACDQERLSPAVTFTVAGGDSCSGDVLGPDSDVTLPLAGQTVEPSATGRVLLRAEASDVSGVDRVEFWVDGVAVWSDATAPYAHNWLSTPGPHSLQVKAFDACDNSELSPAVTFTVSDPDPCSGDDTAPTVSVTEPAAHQSLEPSPTGRILMRAAADDAGGIDRVEFWVDGAPVWTDVTAPYGHNWLATPGSHSVQAKAFDTCGNERLSVAVPITVTDPDPCSADGTQPTVAVTLPVANAVLEPSATGRVLFRADAGDAGGIDRVEFWVDGQVVWSDDTHPYAHNWLATAGAHSLRAKAFDACGNERLSAAVPFSVEVPDPCTDDNTQPQVSITVPLPDAVLEPSPTGRVLFRASASDAGGIDRVEFYVDGTLVRTDTDAPYAYNWLAASGSHVVRAKAFDACGNPRWSTEVPFSVP; from the coding sequence GTGCTGACGCTGTGGGTGCTGATCCTGGGGGCCGGCAGCGTGGTTGCCCAACCGCAGCCTTCGGCTTCGACGATTGTGGTGCAGCTCTATGAACCGGTAGTCGCCGAGGTGCGCAGCGGGGAGGTGGTGGACGTCGGTGAGCTGCCCAGCTACGGGTGGCAATCGGAGCTGAGCTTCGCGGTGATCAACCGCGTCGGAGCCGGCGAGCGCAGCCAGGGCTCAGCGGCGGCCGAGGCGGTCTCCGACTTCAAGGTCACCGACGTGCGCGGACCGATCACCTTCGACCTGGAGGCGCCGACGGAGCGAGTGGACCTCGAGCCGGCGCGCGGACTGATGCTCGAGGCGACGGTGGGTAGCGCGACGCGCCAAGGCCTGGCGCCGCTCGACGAGTTCCGCGTCGACCTGTCCTTCATGACCGATCGGGGGGAGTTTCATTTTTCCATCGTCGGGCTGGCACCGAAGGCCGCTGCCGCCGACTACTCGGTTTCCTTCGAGGGCTTCGGTCCGGGTGCGATTGACCGGCTGAGATTTCACCAGGCGGAGCTGCCCACCACCCGCACCTATACGGCGGTGCTCGAGAATCGCGGCGCTGAAGATCTCACCCTCCCCTGTGGATTCGGCAATTCCCTGAGGACCTCGGGAACCGCCGATGGCGTGGATGCGACGTCAACGCTCTTTCCCTGTAACACGGCGATCGCTCCCGGACAGCGGGACCGAATCACGATCCCGGTGAAATTCTCTCGCCGTCTGACGGCCGGGTTTTTTGACCTCGAGGTCGTTGTCCGGCCAAACGGATTGCCCACCCGGGTGGCTCGTCTGCGCTTGCAGATCGAGGTCGAGGAAGTCAACAGGCTCGACGTGTTCTTCACCGACTCGTCCGGCCGCCGGGTTTCGAACTTTGGAACCGAGCAGCTCAACTCTGACGAGCTTCCGAGGGTGTTGGACTACGAGCTCGTCATTCGCAACCTCGGTGTCTCTTCGGATCTTTCGATCCCTTGTTCGGGCATCACCTACTCGGAGCAGTCGCCGCGCGGCGTTTCCGGCCGACTCTTCGAGCGTTGCCCTTTGAATATCCGTCCGGGGCGAGAAGAGAGCATGGATTTCGAGCTGACTCTCGGCGGCGGGACTGAAACCGGCCGATTCGATGGGTCCGTGGCGGTGAGCCCGGAGGGCGGCGGTTTGCGCCTTGGATCGCTGCGGGGACGCATCGAGCTCGAGGCCGCCTGCACCGCCGACTGCCCGGGACCGAACATCGAAATTCGGGACGCCAGCGGTCAGACCGGTGGCCTGTTCGAGATTTTTCACGATGGCGAGCCGGAGATCATCGCCGAGTTCGAGATCAAGAACAAAGGCACCGAAGATCTTCTCCTCGACTCGGCCGCAGCCATCGAGCTGACCGGCGATGATCGCTTCAGTATCGATCGGGTTCCCAACACCCTCTTGATTCGGCCGGATCCCCAGCTGGCCTCGACCTTCGCGATCAAGTTCGATGCTCGGGGTGCCGATCCCAACGCCGAGTTCCGAGCCTTCGTGGAGGTGCGGAGCAATGCCGTCAATCCACGGGAGGGCAAGTTCGAGCTGCGAGTGGCGGAGTTCGACACACCCTACGTGCAGATCAAGGTCGATGGGGTCGAGCTCAACTCGCCGACCGCCGATCTCGGAACGATTCAGTCGCTACCTCGAAGCGTTCGCTTCACCCTCACCGAAGACCCGGGGCCTCCGAGCGGTCCCGAGATTTCCGACTTCAACGCAAGGATTTCGCGTGGCCAGGGCTTGATCTGGTCTTGGACCTCTCCCCGACCACCCATCGGAAATGAGTCCCAGTACTTTACTTCGCTCTACGAGTTCGAGGGTGCCTTGCGGGCAGATCACACGGGAGCCGACCTCAACGGTTCATTCCGCCTCGAGATCGACTTCTACCTCGATTTTCCGGGACTCTTCATCGGCAACATTCCGGCGAATGCCAGGATCGCCTTTGGTGTGGAAGGCGTGGTCGAAGAGGTCTACAACCCCAGCGAGGACCCCGATGTTTCCTGTACCGAGCCCTCGTTCGAAACCGAGTGTTTGCCGCGATATTGCCAGGACCTCGACACCTATTTCGAAGGGCTGACTTTACCCGGGGCCGCCTGTCTGTTGGCCCACTACGGTGCCTTCCTGAGTTGTCCTTCCGCAGCGCTCGACTTGAGGGCCTTCAAGGGATGTGTCGTCTCCATTCTCGGAGCTGCTCTTTGCGACGTCCTTCTGACTGACGATGTCTTGGAAGACCTTCGCGAGATCGTCGATCGATTCAAGGCCTGTCATTGTTCGAACTACGGCGAGATCTGCCCGGCGAATCTACCCGCCGTGCACGCCGTGGTTCACCACGTGGCTCCCGGCGAGCACGCCATCCTCGAGGCCTCGTGCTTTGGCGATGCTCCGTTCTCGAACATGAGTGAGCGAGTCACCGTGAGCGATAACGCCTTCTTTCCCGTGCTGGATTGTCCGACCGGGTTCACGGTCCACGTTCGATTGAGTGACTTGACCAACACCGCAGGGCAGACTCGGTCCTGCGATGCCACCGAGAGCTCCGATGGAACGACCCTCGACGCCACGGTCTCCGGGCGGATGGGGCCGGGTGATTTTCTCGCCGAGTTCAACTGCCAGTGTCTCGATCCGGAGGGCTGTGGACAGTCCTTCACCCTGACCGGCAGGGCCGAAGGGCTCGAGGATGGCGACACGGTGGGGGTTGGCCTCTACTTGCCGGAGCTCGATTTGGCGACCTCGACCATCGTCTCCGGCAATGGCGGCTTCGAGTTCCCCGAGGCGATGCCGGCCGCCAACCTCTACGAGGTGCGGATCACCAATCAGGGCGACTATCCGCACTGTTTCGTCACCCCGACCCGTAGCGACATCTTGGGGGATCGACCGAGCCTCGAGGTGATTCGGCTGGAGTGCGACTCGATCGCTCCCAACGTCCGCATCGTTTCGCCGGTCGAAGGGGCCGTGGTGCCGAGAGATTCGAGCGGCCGAGTCCTGGTCGAGGTGGCGGCCGGTGATGCCGTGGGATTGGAAGCCGTCGATCTCGTCGAGTTCACGGATGCCGGTGAGACGCTTATCGGTCGGCAACGGACGGCGCCCTATCGATTCAGTGTCGGCCTCGAAGTCGGGCCTCACACGGTGATGGCGCGAGTCACCAGCGACCGCGGAATCGTGCGCGAATCGGAACCGGTCTCGTTCTCGGTGGAAACGGCCCTGGGGTGCGCCGATGGCGACGAGGAGGCGCCCCGGATCGTTCTGCAACAGCCCGTCGATGGCCAGCGGCTGGTATCCGATGCCAACGGGCGAGTTCGCTTGACCGCCGGAGTGTCCGATCCCTCCGGAGTGAAGAACGCCAAGTTCTTCGTCGATGGCCGGCGGGTGGCGGTGGACGCCTCCTATCCGTACAGCGTCTTCTTCGAGGTAGGGAGCGATGCTGCTCCGTCCTTTCACGAGCTTTTCGTGCGCGCCCGCGACCGCTGTGGCAATGAGCGCGATTCCGAGGTCATCCGTTTCCAGGTGGTGGGGCGCGACGACGCCTGCGCCGAGGACTCGACTCCGCCGGAGGTGCGCCTGATTCGGCCGATGGAGGGGGCGACCCTGGTCCAGAACGCCGGCGGCAGGGTCACCCTGCGCGGGCAGGCGAATGACGAGAGCGGAATCGAGGAGGTGAGCTTCGTGGTCTTGGGTGTCGAGCTCGGGAGGGTCGACAGCCCGCCCTACTCGCTGGCTTTCCCGCTACTGGAGGGGACCCAGCGCATCATCCTGCGGGCGACCGATCGCTGTGCCAACTCGGCGATTACCCCGGAGGTGGAGTTTGCCGTCGAGGCCGGTGAACCGGTGGACTGCGCCTCCGATGTCGTGCTGCCGGTGGTGCGGTTGATCGAGCCCTTCGAGGGCGAGATCGTCACCATTCGAGATGGCAATCGTGTTCGCATTCGAGCTTCGGCCGAGGATGCCAGCGGCATTGATCAGGTCACGTTCACCGTCGATCAGGGGAGCGAGCAGCGAGTCGCCATCGATGACGATGCCCCTTACGGCTACAACTGGCCGATCAACCGACCAGGGGTTCACCGGGTCGTCGCCCTGGCGAGCGATCGGTGCGGCCGAGCCAGCTCGACGCCACCGCTTCGGTTCATCGTTCCCGATGACGGCTCATCGCCCATCGTCATCACTCACCCCAGCGATGGCAGCGATCTGCTGCCGGAGCAGGAAGTGCCGGTGGTGGTGGCGGCGGACGATCCCGACGCGCTCGAGCTCGTCGAGCTTTTCGTCGACGGGCAGATGCTCGCCGACGATCCGGACGATCCCTTCGCCTGGCTGTGGACCCCGGCCTGGGGCGACCACACGGTGCAGGCGCGGGCGGTGACCACGCTGGGCAACGAGCACTGGTCGCCGATGGTCTCCGTTTCGGCCGGCTGTGGCGCCGATCAGGAGAGCCCGGAGGTGGTGGTCACACAACCGGCAGCGGGCGACTCGGTGGTCGCCAACGAGCATGGGCGCTTCACTCTGCGCGCCGCTGCCAGCGACGACAGCACCATCGATCGCGTCGAGTTCTGGGTCGATGGCGAGTTGAAGAAGACCGACTCGACGGCACCCTACGGCTACAACTGGCCGGCCCCCCTGGGCGGCCACACGGTTCAGGCGCGGGCCTACGACTCGTGCGAGCGCAACGCCACGTCGCTGGCGGTGTCCTTCACGGTGGAAGAGGCGGGCTCCGGCGAGTGTGGTGCCGAGGCCGGGCCGCCGACCGTGGCCGTCACCCTGCCGGCGGCGCAGAGCGAGGTCGAGCTCTCGGATACGGGCAGAGTCCTGCTGCGCGCCGCCGCCAGCGACGAGAGCGGTGTCGGTCGGGTGGAGTTCTGGGTCGACGGCGTGCACGTCTGGACCGATTCGACGGCGCCCTTCGCCCATCACTGGCTCGCGACCCTCGGACCTCACCTGGTGAAGGCGAGGGCTTTCGATCGTTGCGATGAATTCGCCTGGTCTTCGGAAGTGCGCTTCGTGGCCACCGAGCCCGGGTCCTGTTCCACCGATTCGACCTCGCCGGAAGTGGTGGTCACATTGCCACTGGTCGGGCAAGAGCTCGAACCTTCGCCGACCGGCCGGGTGCTGTTGCGGGCCGAGGCCTCTGATATGGCCGGCATAGATCGGGTGGAGTTTTGGGTCGACGGCAGCCGGGTGTGGACCGACTTCACCCATCCCTTTGCGCACAACTGGCTCGCGACGCCGGGGGCTCACTCGGTACGCGCCAAGGCCTTCGATGCCTGCGATCAGGAAAGGCTGTCGCCCGCGGTGACCTTCACGGTGGCCGGTGGTGACTCCTGCAGCGGCGACGTCCTCGGCCCGGACAGCGATGTCACCCTGCCGCTGGCAGGCCAAACTGTCGAACCGTCGGCCACCGGTCGGGTGCTGCTTCGTGCCGAGGCGAGCGACGTTTCCGGCGTCGACCGGGTGGAGTTCTGGGTCGATGGTGTGGCGGTTTGGAGCGACGCGACGGCGCCCTATGCCCACAACTGGTTGTCGACGCCGGGACCGCACTCGCTGCAGGTGAAAGCCTTCGACGCCTGCGACAACTCCGAGCTCTCGCCGGCGGTGACCTTCACCGTCTCGGATCCGGACCCCTGCAGCGGCGATGACACGGCTCCGACGGTTTCGGTGACCGAGCCGGCAGCGCACCAGAGCCTCGAGCCGAGCCCGACCGGCCGCATCCTGATGCGGGCCGCGGCGGACGACGCCGGGGGCATCGACCGGGTGGAGTTCTGGGTCGATGGGGCGCCGGTGTGGACCGACGTCACGGCACCTTATGGGCACAACTGGCTGGCGACGCCGGGCTCGCACTCGGTGCAGGCCAAGGCCTTCGACACCTGCGGCAATGAGCGCCTGTCGGTGGCGGTGCCGATCACCGTGACGGATCCCGATCCGTGCTCGGCGGATGGCACGCAGCCGACGGTGGCGGTCACCTTGCCGGTGGCGAATGCGGTGCTCGAGCCGTCGGCGACGGGGCGGGTCCTGTTCCGAGCCGACGCCGGCGACGCCGGCGGCATCGACCGAGTGGAGTTCTGGGTCGACGGTCAGGTGGTGTGGAGTGACGACACCCATCCCTACGCCCACAACTGGCTGGCGACGGCAGGGGCTCACTCGCTTCGAGCGAAGGCCTTCGACGCCTGTGGCAATGAGCGCCTATCGGCGGCGGTGCCGTTCTCGGTCGAGGTACCAGACCCCTGTACCGACGACAACACTCAGCCCCAGGTGAGCATCACGGTGCCGCTGCCCGATGCGGTGCTCGAGCCCTCGCCGACGGGCCGGGTGCTGTTCCGGGCCTCGGCCTCCGATGCTGGCGGTATCGATCGGGTGGAGTTCTATGTCGACGGCACGCTGGTGCGGACTGACACGGACGCCCCCTACGCCTACAACTGGCTCGCTGCCTCCGGAAGCCACGTCGTGCGGGCCAAGGCCTTCGACGCGTGCGGCAACCCCAGGTGGTCCACCGAGGTGCCTTTCTCGGTGCCGTAG
- a CDS encoding sigma 54-interacting transcriptional regulator, giving the protein MKPSSVFRLVAEDPQRTLSLVLSPGSNSLGSDPSNRLVLTDAGVSRRQATLVVEGDSVLVIDRQSKNGTYIDGRPISSAELLPGETVAFGPVELRLERVAKDDVELGLALAAPESGPRTAAGTTAFAQPPKDPRLDYWLGLIRRFTTTLAERGAGAALGMAQDELGCSALALLDPHSGTVLAACGDTRNLARRETTEKSLDRRQRFRTSADSTHYFDAIDGGFVELVALGDFPYRESSEELFSTLLTLCLVLSQEPAVGVSWGAHRALPLTFPPGYIAGASPALEALHGELHSASQSHLPTLIMGETGTGKELTARTLHLSSPRRHQPFVVINCAAIPHELLEAELFGIGDRVATGVAARRGKFEEANGGTLFLDEIGDTPAALQAKLLRALQEQRIEPLGRPSRAIDVRLVAATNADLADLMKRGEFRRDLYYRLAGIVLRLPPLRDRREDIPLLIQTFLQRTTEDLGKPILGVTVAALNRLLAHDWPGNIRQLEHEVQRLAHHCPAAEAITLAMVSPELREGQEHPPEATAPTSDETPSAAASENTSPDLDLEALEREAILRAMRRTRGNQVAAAKLLGLSRHQLRRRLARHGIDKL; this is encoded by the coding sequence ATGAAGCCATCATCGGTCTTCCGCCTCGTCGCCGAGGATCCGCAGAGAACCCTCTCCCTGGTCCTCTCGCCGGGCTCCAACTCCCTCGGATCCGATCCCTCGAATCGCCTCGTCCTGACCGATGCCGGCGTTTCGCGGCGCCAGGCCACCTTGGTCGTGGAGGGCGACAGCGTGTTGGTGATCGACCGTCAGAGCAAGAATGGCACCTACATCGACGGGCGCCCGATCTCGAGCGCCGAGCTCTTGCCCGGTGAAACCGTCGCCTTCGGACCGGTCGAGCTGCGCCTCGAGCGGGTCGCCAAGGACGACGTCGAGCTCGGACTCGCCCTCGCCGCCCCCGAGAGCGGCCCGAGAACCGCAGCCGGCACCACCGCCTTCGCCCAGCCTCCCAAGGATCCTCGCCTCGACTACTGGCTGGGCCTGATCCGCCGCTTCACCACCACCCTCGCCGAGCGAGGCGCCGGGGCAGCCCTTGGAATGGCTCAGGACGAGCTCGGTTGCTCCGCCCTCGCACTCCTCGATCCGCACTCGGGAACGGTGCTCGCGGCCTGCGGCGATACCAGGAACCTGGCCCGGCGGGAGACCACGGAGAAGAGTCTCGATCGACGACAACGGTTCCGCACCAGCGCCGACAGCACCCACTACTTCGATGCCATCGACGGCGGCTTCGTCGAGCTCGTGGCGCTGGGAGATTTTCCCTACCGCGAGTCCAGCGAGGAGCTCTTCAGCACCCTGCTCACCCTCTGCCTGGTGCTTTCTCAGGAACCCGCCGTCGGCGTTTCCTGGGGAGCCCACCGAGCTCTGCCGTTGACCTTCCCACCAGGCTACATCGCGGGAGCCTCGCCGGCCCTCGAAGCCCTCCACGGAGAGCTTCATTCGGCCAGCCAAAGTCACCTGCCCACCCTCATCATGGGCGAGACCGGCACCGGCAAGGAGCTCACCGCTAGAACCCTTCACCTGTCGTCCCCACGCCGTCACCAGCCCTTCGTCGTGATCAACTGCGCGGCCATCCCCCACGAGCTCCTCGAGGCCGAGCTGTTCGGTATCGGCGATCGCGTCGCGACCGGCGTGGCGGCGCGGCGCGGCAAGTTCGAAGAGGCCAACGGCGGCACGCTGTTTCTCGACGAGATCGGCGACACCCCGGCTGCGCTGCAGGCCAAGCTGCTGCGCGCCCTCCAGGAGCAGCGCATCGAGCCCCTGGGTCGGCCCTCACGGGCGATCGATGTTCGGCTGGTGGCGGCGACCAACGCCGATCTGGCGGACTTGATGAAGCGCGGCGAGTTTCGCCGCGATCTCTACTACCGACTCGCCGGCATCGTGCTGCGGCTGCCACCTCTGCGCGACCGCCGAGAAGACATCCCGCTGCTGATCCAGACCTTCCTGCAGCGCACCACAGAAGATCTCGGCAAGCCGATCCTGGGCGTCACGGTGGCGGCTCTCAACCGTTTGCTGGCCCACGACTGGCCCGGCAACATTCGCCAGCTCGAGCACGAAGTGCAACGCTTGGCACATCACTGTCCGGCGGCGGAAGCCATCACCTTGGCGATGGTCTCTCCGGAGCTCCGCGAGGGCCAGGAGCACCCACCCGAGGCGACCGCCCCGACCTCTGACGAGACCCCTTCGGCCGCAGCCTCCGAGAACACCTCGCCGGACCTCGATCTCGAAGCCCTCGAGCGCGAAGCCATTCTGCGGGCCATGAGGCGCACCCGTGGCAACCAGGTCGCCGCCGCCAAGCTACTCGGCCTGTCCCGGCACCAGCTCCGCCGACGCCTCGCCCGCCACGGCATCGACAAGCTCTGA
- a CDS encoding serine/threonine-protein kinase, whose product MTDRPQDETRTIADLADRRAPEGQPQVARASLLGRYLILDPIGQGGMGRVYEAYDPELDRKVAIKVLRHRGAAADQARLQREAQATARLSHPNVVTVHDVGLASGRVFMTMELLSGQPLDQWIDSGPRNWKETVRVFLQAGRGLAEAHRAGVVHHDFKPSNAFLGEDGRVRLLDFGVSEAVLPGGASATPTSTHGGTSGYMAPERRAGHGVDARSDQYSFSASLHLALLGNLPREPRETDRRRLPRALRPILDRGLTEHPQDRYSSMEDLLTALEGTVRSRHWIGVAAAALLASALLLLPRGSGQTLCAEGPAELEPVWNADRRGKLENTLAGQGDHHHARGILGLLDRFAASWTEAYGETCRATHVAGHQSADLLDLRMTCLASRRDDFDAVIAALEGIDPNAVSRAVGAVAALPSLDACADTEELLALPPMPSDPQRRLALEALRKDLALARADRQFRQSPELDHAAELVARAEELGYAPLIARAHLGRAVLLDEHLADAERAPQAYRRALASAFAARSQRLAAQALIGLADFSGQVADDFASAAEWAELAQAVVAGLGAEKHPDVAADLENALGIQAWKRGEVSRAREHFLGALEATQQAFGETSPRLRQVLNNLGALTVDDPLEALPYLELSIAVEEATFGPDSWSLGPALVNLSSIYAELQRYDEALAACRRAEGVLLPVHGEDHPYLIYPRLQEGLIHVAEERSQAARTVLEPLASSAEKSLGKGHPILAQVLQGLADAHLLADQLSDDQLATAESLLLEAQEIAVALPPDHPNRASVAISLGQLRLAQGRHGEARSLFSSALEKLDGSGRREHLRAALGLARSLLAAGRRQAAVKALESTLDQLHQPDPRLLAAAHFTLARALWNDDPERALELAEEARQASREWQGPGAERHQAIQQWLATRNPS is encoded by the coding sequence GTGACCGATCGACCCCAGGACGAGACCCGCACCATCGCCGACCTCGCGGACCGGCGAGCTCCCGAAGGGCAGCCACAGGTCGCCCGGGCCAGTTTGCTGGGTCGGTACCTGATCCTCGATCCGATCGGTCAGGGCGGCATGGGGCGGGTCTATGAGGCCTACGACCCAGAGCTCGATCGCAAGGTCGCGATCAAGGTCCTGCGCCATCGCGGGGCGGCTGCCGACCAGGCCCGGCTGCAGCGCGAAGCCCAGGCCACGGCCCGTCTGTCACACCCCAACGTGGTCACCGTTCACGACGTCGGCCTGGCCTCCGGCCGAGTCTTCATGACCATGGAGCTACTCTCCGGCCAGCCCCTCGACCAGTGGATCGACAGCGGTCCCCGCAACTGGAAGGAGACCGTGCGGGTCTTCCTGCAGGCCGGTCGCGGTCTCGCCGAGGCTCACCGGGCCGGCGTGGTCCATCACGATTTCAAACCCAGCAACGCTTTCCTCGGCGAAGACGGGCGGGTTCGGCTGCTCGACTTCGGCGTCTCCGAGGCGGTCCTCCCCGGCGGGGCCTCGGCAACGCCCACATCGACCCACGGCGGCACTTCCGGCTACATGGCTCCGGAGCGCCGCGCCGGCCACGGCGTCGACGCCCGCAGCGACCAGTACAGCTTCAGCGCTTCCCTCCACCTGGCCCTGCTCGGCAACCTGCCGCGGGAGCCGCGGGAAACCGACCGCAGGCGCCTGCCGAGGGCCCTGCGGCCGATTCTCGACCGCGGCCTCACCGAGCATCCCCAGGACCGCTACTCGTCCATGGAGGACCTGCTCACCGCCCTCGAAGGCACGGTGCGCTCGCGCCACTGGATCGGCGTCGCCGCGGCCGCCCTCCTGGCGAGCGCTCTGCTGCTGCTGCCGCGAGGGTCGGGCCAGACCTTGTGCGCCGAAGGGCCCGCCGAACTCGAGCCGGTGTGGAACGCCGATCGCCGAGGCAAGCTCGAGAACACCCTCGCGGGCCAAGGCGACCACCACCACGCCCGCGGCATCCTCGGGCTTCTCGATCGCTTCGCCGCGAGCTGGACCGAGGCCTACGGCGAGACTTGCCGCGCCACCCACGTCGCCGGCCACCAGTCGGCGGACCTGCTCGATCTCCGGATGACCTGCCTGGCCAGCCGCCGCGACGACTTCGATGCCGTCATCGCCGCCCTCGAAGGCATCGATCCCAACGCCGTGAGCCGCGCCGTCGGCGCGGTGGCGGCGCTGCCCAGTCTCGACGCGTGCGCCGACACCGAAGAGCTCTTGGCGCTGCCGCCCATGCCCTCCGACCCGCAACGGCGCCTGGCCCTCGAAGCGCTGAGAAAGGACCTCGCCCTGGCCCGCGCCGACCGGCAGTTTCGCCAATCCCCGGAGCTCGATCACGCCGCCGAGCTCGTCGCCCGCGCCGAAGAGCTCGGATACGCCCCGCTGATCGCCAGAGCCCACCTCGGGCGCGCCGTTCTGCTCGACGAGCACCTCGCCGATGCGGAACGCGCTCCGCAGGCCTATCGCCGCGCCCTCGCCAGCGCCTTCGCGGCGCGCAGCCAGCGCCTCGCAGCCCAGGCTCTGATCGGCCTGGCCGATTTCTCGGGCCAAGTGGCCGACGACTTCGCCAGCGCGGCGGAGTGGGCCGAGCTCGCCCAGGCCGTGGTCGCAGGACTCGGAGCCGAAAAGCATCCCGATGTGGCGGCCGACCTCGAGAACGCACTCGGCATTCAAGCCTGGAAACGCGGCGAAGTTTCGCGCGCTCGGGAGCACTTCCTGGGCGCCCTGGAAGCCACCCAACAGGCCTTCGGCGAGACCTCCCCTCGCCTGCGCCAGGTGCTCAACAACCTCGGCGCTCTCACCGTCGACGATCCCCTCGAAGCGCTGCCCTACCTCGAGCTCTCGATCGCCGTCGAGGAGGCGACCTTTGGCCCGGACTCCTGGAGCCTCGGTCCGGCCCTGGTGAATCTGTCTTCGATCTACGCCGAGCTGCAGCGCTACGACGAGGCCCTCGCCGCCTGCCGCCGCGCCGAAGGGGTGCTGCTGCCGGTCCACGGGGAGGACCATCCCTACCTGATCTATCCCCGCCTGCAGGAAGGCCTGATCCACGTTGCCGAGGAGCGCAGCCAAGCCGCTCGGACCGTTCTCGAGCCGCTCGCGAGCAGCGCCGAAAAGAGCCTCGGGAAGGGCCATCCGATCCTCGCCCAGGTGCTCCAAGGGCTGGCCGACGCCCATCTCTTGGCGGATCAGCTCTCGGACGACCAGCTCGCCACCGCCGAATCGCTCCTGCTCGAGGCCCAGGAGATCGCTGTGGCGCTGCCGCCGGACCATCCCAACCGGGCCTCGGTGGCGATCAGCTTGGGACAGCTCCGGCTGGCTCAAGGTCGCCATGGCGAGGCCCGAAGCCTGTTCTCCTCGGCCCTCGAGAAACTCGACGGCAGCGGCCGGCGCGAGCATCTCCGAGCCGCCCTCGGCCTGGCGCGCTCGCTGCTCGCGGCGGGCCGGCGACAAGCCGCCGTAAAGGCCCTCGAAAGCACCCTCGATCAGCTCCATCAACCGGACCCGAGACTGCTCGCCGCAGCCCATTTCACCCTTGCCCGCGCCCTCTGGAACGACGATCCGGAACGCGCCCTGGAGCTCGCCGAGGAGGCGCGACAAGCATCCCGAGAATGGCAAGGTCCCGGCGCCGAAAGACACCAGGCCATCCAGCAGTGGCTGGCCACCAGGAACCCCTCATGA